Proteins encoded within one genomic window of Polaribacter sp. NJDZ03:
- a CDS encoding amino acid permease, whose protein sequence is MSKTEKFGTFAGVFTPSILTILGVIMYMRLGWVVGNAGLLGAILIIIIAHVISISTGLSVSSVATDKKIGAGGIYYVLSRSMGVPIGGSIGIALYVGTAFSIALYLIGFAESFNSYLGFGMEINDFRITGTIALVLLTALALISTSVALKSQYFILGAIVLSIVSIFFGSHDFTPQTVSMFSTEGSVPLEVVFAMFFPAVTGFTAGIAMSGDLKDPKNSIPKGTLLAIGVGLIVYLVLAVFIAYTIDSEVLKSDYNILMKIAFFAPAVIAGVWGATLSSALGGILGGPRILQAMSVDKVTPRFFAKGRGENNEPVNALLLVFLIAEAGILIGELDVIARVVSMFYLTAYGFINLSYFLESWANPDFQPTFKIKRWIGLVGFVACFGVMFKLDMIAMIGALAVISGLYFMLQRNEVKINSTDIWKSVWENVVNKGLMRIDTKHDIDTNWNPNIILFSGSSEHQGYLLELSKAVSGKTGVVTNFKLIIDKENKIPLKKRDQVVREDIYNELGIFARQVKVDNLYKGITNIATTFGFSGVEPNTIMMGWPKGLEGSSEYAEMTETLLYLDYNLLYLDFDRKSKFGRYKTIDLWWRETDSKNAEMMLNIARFIIAAPKWNQTSIRVLFVDNNNVNPDVIHAKISELVEDLRVLVEIVIVENVIDQTPFYDLIKQYSKSTDLTIVGIPNYKIEKQAQFILKTNDLFETIGSTLLVKAANNFNVLDLDFEEDK, encoded by the coding sequence ATGTCAAAAACTGAAAAATTCGGCACATTTGCAGGTGTTTTTACACCATCAATACTTACCATTTTAGGTGTAATTATGTATATGCGTCTTGGTTGGGTAGTTGGAAACGCAGGCTTATTAGGTGCTATTCTAATTATTATAATTGCACATGTTATTTCTATCTCAACAGGTCTTAGTGTGTCTTCTGTTGCCACTGATAAAAAAATTGGTGCAGGCGGAATTTATTATGTCCTTTCTAGAAGTATGGGTGTTCCAATTGGTGGTTCTATTGGTATTGCTTTGTATGTAGGTACCGCTTTTTCTATTGCATTATATTTAATAGGTTTTGCAGAAAGTTTTAATAGTTATTTGGGCTTCGGAATGGAAATAAATGACTTTAGAATTACGGGAACTATCGCTTTAGTTTTACTGACAGCTTTGGCATTAATAAGCACATCCGTTGCCTTAAAATCTCAATATTTTATTTTAGGAGCCATTGTTTTATCAATAGTTTCTATCTTCTTTGGGTCGCATGATTTTACACCACAAACGGTATCTATGTTTTCTACGGAAGGATCGGTTCCTTTAGAGGTTGTTTTTGCCATGTTTTTCCCTGCAGTTACTGGTTTTACTGCGGGTATAGCAATGAGCGGAGATTTAAAAGATCCTAAAAACTCTATTCCTAAAGGTACTTTACTCGCTATTGGGGTTGGTTTAATTGTGTATTTAGTATTGGCAGTTTTTATAGCCTACACCATAGATTCTGAAGTTTTAAAATCGGATTACAATATTCTAATGAAAATAGCCTTTTTTGCTCCTGCCGTAATTGCTGGGGTTTGGGGAGCAACATTATCATCCGCTTTAGGCGGAATTTTAGGTGGCCCAAGAATTTTACAAGCCATGTCTGTAGATAAAGTTACACCTCGTTTTTTTGCAAAAGGAAGAGGTGAAAATAATGAGCCAGTAAATGCTTTATTGTTGGTGTTTTTAATTGCAGAAGCCGGAATTTTAATAGGTGAATTAGATGTTATTGCGCGTGTGGTTTCTATGTTTTATTTAACCGCTTACGGCTTTATAAATCTGTCTTATTTTTTAGAAAGTTGGGCAAACCCAGATTTTCAGCCCACTTTTAAAATTAAAAGATGGATTGGTTTGGTGGGTTTTGTAGCTTGTTTTGGAGTGATGTTTAAATTAGACATGATTGCAATGATTGGTGCTTTAGCTGTAATTAGTGGGTTGTATTTTATGTTGCAACGAAATGAAGTGAAAATAAATTCTACAGATATCTGGAAAAGCGTTTGGGAAAATGTGGTAAATAAAGGCTTGATGCGGATTGATACAAAACATGATATTGACACTAATTGGAACCCAAATATTATTCTTTTTAGCGGAAGTAGTGAGCATCAGGGGTATTTATTAGAATTAAGTAAAGCCGTTTCTGGTAAAACGGGTGTGGTTACTAACTTTAAGTTGATTATTGATAAAGAGAATAAAATTCCTTTAAAGAAGAGAGATCAGGTTGTTAGAGAAGACATCTATAATGAATTAGGTATTTTTGCTAGACAAGTTAAGGTTGATAATTTATATAAAGGAATTACCAATATTGCTACTACTTTTGGTTTTTCTGGCGTGGAACCGAATACCATTATGATGGGGTGGCCAAAAGGTTTAGAAGGTTCTTCTGAATATGCAGAAATGACGGAAACTTTGCTCTATTTAGATTATAACTTATTGTATTTAGATTTTGATAGAAAATCGAAATTTGGAAGGTACAAAACCATCGATTTATGGTGGCGAGAAACCGACAGTAAAAATGCCGAAATGATGCTAAATATTGCTCGTTTTATTATTGCTGCTCCAAAATGGAATCAAACTTCTATTCGTGTTTTATTTGTGGATAATAATAATGTGAATCCGGATGTTATTCATGCAAAAATATCTGAATTGGTAGAAGATCTTAGAGTATTAGTAGAAATTGTAATTGTAGAAAATGTTATAGATCAAACCCCTTTTTACGATTTAATAAAGCAATACTCTAAATCTACAGATTTAACAATTGTTGGAATTCCTAATTATAAAATTGAAAAACAAGCTCAATTTATTCTTAAAACAAACGACTTATTCGAAACTATTGGCTCTACGTTATTAGTAAAAGCTGCCAATAATTTTAATGTTTTAGACTTAGATTTTGAAGAAGATAAGTAG
- a CDS encoding nicotinate phosphoribosyltransferase produces the protein MNITAAYTDLYQLTMAQVYFKTKPDGRAVFDYYYRHNPFNGGYSIFAGLEDVLKTLETFKFSASDIAYLEQHGFQNDFLEYLKNFSFKGTIFSSKEGDVVFPNRPILQVEANIIEAQIIETFLLNILNFQTLIATKASRIRYSAKKEVLLDMGLRRAHATGGYYASRAAIIGGFDSTSNVIAAKDYNIPSTGTMAHSFIQSYKEEIQAFRDFASIRPKGCVLLIDTYNSLKSGLPKAITVAKEMEARGEKLLGVRLDSGDLAYLSKKTRAILDEAGLDYVKIVASNQLDEYVIKSLKEQEAPIDIFGVGTNLVTGNPDAAMDGVYKLSEYNGEPRIKLSENIIKVSLPYKKQVYRMLDDKGMFYGADAVVLYKEGEVAKIEHPFDATKSLNLDAFKQEPLLEKVMENGKKTVPSRSVSEIAAYSKSRLAQLPNEYKRFQNPHIYKIGLSLKLKQDRDQLIQEHKF, from the coding sequence ATGAATATTACAGCGGCTTACACAGATCTTTATCAACTTACCATGGCTCAAGTCTATTTTAAGACGAAACCAGATGGACGAGCCGTCTTTGATTATTATTATCGCCACAATCCTTTTAATGGTGGGTATTCTATTTTTGCAGGATTAGAAGATGTATTAAAGACTTTAGAAACTTTTAAATTCTCAGCTTCTGATATTGCATATTTAGAACAACATGGTTTTCAGAATGATTTTTTAGAATACTTGAAGAATTTTAGTTTTAAAGGAACTATTTTTTCAAGTAAGGAAGGTGATGTTGTTTTTCCTAATCGCCCTATTTTACAGGTAGAAGCGAATATTATTGAAGCACAGATTATAGAAACTTTTTTACTAAACATTCTTAATTTTCAGACTTTAATAGCAACCAAAGCAAGCAGAATTAGATATAGTGCAAAAAAGGAAGTTCTATTAGATATGGGTTTACGTCGTGCACATGCCACTGGAGGCTATTATGCATCAAGAGCCGCTATAATTGGTGGTTTTGATAGTACAAGTAATGTCATTGCTGCCAAAGATTATAACATTCCGTCTACGGGTACAATGGCGCACTCATTCATACAAAGTTATAAAGAAGAAATACAAGCATTTAGAGATTTTGCAAGCATACGACCAAAAGGCTGTGTACTTTTAATAGATACCTACAATAGTTTAAAAAGTGGATTACCAAAAGCGATTACGGTAGCCAAAGAAATGGAAGCTAGAGGAGAAAAATTACTTGGAGTCCGTTTAGATAGTGGTGATTTGGCATATTTATCTAAAAAAACGAGAGCAATTTTAGACGAAGCCGGTTTAGATTATGTAAAAATTGTAGCCTCTAATCAATTGGATGAATATGTTATAAAAAGTCTTAAAGAGCAAGAAGCTCCTATTGATATTTTTGGTGTTGGAACTAATTTAGTTACAGGAAATCCTGATGCTGCCATGGATGGTGTTTATAAATTATCTGAATACAATGGAGAGCCAAGAATTAAACTTTCCGAAAACATTATAAAAGTATCATTACCTTACAAAAAACAGGTTTATAGAATGTTAGATGATAAAGGCATGTTTTATGGTGCGGATGCTGTAGTACTATATAAAGAAGGCGAAGTAGCGAAAATAGAACATCCTTTTGATGCTACAAAAAGTTTAAATTTAGATGCTTTTAAACAAGAACCATTGCTAGAGAAAGTTATGGAAAATGGAAAAAAAACAGTCCCTTCTAGATCTGTTTCTGAAATTGCTGCATATTCTAAATCTCGTTTAGCACAGCTTCCAAATGAATACAAACGTTTTCAGAATCCGCATATTTACAAAATAGGACTTAGCTTAAAACTAAAACAAGACCGCGATCAATTGATACAAGAACATAAATTCTAA
- a CDS encoding ABC transporter ATP-binding protein has product MSIIIKNISKSYKKIKALEDISFEVKPGELFGLIGPDGAGKTTLFRVLTTLLIANEGVATVAGFDVITDYKSIRKNVGYMPGKFSLYQDLTVEENLDFFATIFGTTIEENYDLIKDIYIQIEPFKNRRAGKLSGGMKQKLALCCALIHKPKVLFLDEPTTGVDPVSRKEFWEMLKRLQKKDITILVSTPYMDEAALCDRIALIQDGKILEIDTPEAIVKHYPYQIYNVGADNMYQLINNLKEYEFNHSVYPFGEFVHYTDTRTAFNPNDLKTYLESKNLANVSIEKTSATIEDTFMELAK; this is encoded by the coding sequence ATGTCTATAATTATAAAAAATATTAGCAAATCTTATAAAAAGATAAAAGCTTTAGAAGATATTTCTTTTGAAGTAAAACCCGGAGAACTTTTTGGCTTGATTGGTCCGGATGGAGCAGGTAAAACCACTTTGTTCAGAGTGTTAACCACACTTTTAATTGCTAATGAAGGTGTTGCAACCGTTGCTGGTTTTGATGTAATTACAGACTATAAAAGTATTCGAAAAAATGTAGGCTATATGCCAGGGAAATTTTCATTGTATCAAGATTTAACAGTCGAAGAAAATTTAGATTTTTTTGCTACTATTTTCGGGACAACTATTGAAGAAAATTACGATTTAATAAAAGATATTTATATTCAAATAGAACCGTTTAAGAATCGTAGAGCAGGAAAATTATCTGGCGGAATGAAACAAAAACTAGCCTTATGTTGTGCGCTAATTCACAAACCTAAAGTGTTGTTTTTAGATGAACCAACAACAGGAGTTGATCCCGTTTCTAGAAAAGAATTTTGGGAAATGTTAAAACGTTTACAGAAAAAAGACATCACCATTTTAGTTTCTACACCGTATATGGATGAAGCTGCTTTGTGTGATAGAATCGCCTTAATTCAGGATGGTAAAATTTTAGAAATTGATACGCCAGAAGCCATTGTAAAACATTATCCGTATCAAATTTACAATGTAGGCGCAGACAATATGTATCAGCTTATTAATAATTTAAAGGAGTATGAATTTAACCATAGTGTATATCCTTTTGGTGAGTTTGTGCATTATACAGATACAAGAACAGCTTTTAATCCGAATGATTTAAAAACATATTTAGAATCGAAAAATTTAGCTAATGTTTCAATAGAGAAAACATCAGCAACTATTGAGGATACCTTTATGGAACTAGCAAAATAA
- a CDS encoding TolC family protein — MKNTIYITILCLFTVTFLVEAQEIKPISKAEVLAKVAEKNTTIQISEEEFNASKADYRQTNAVFLPNITASHTGISTTNPLMSFGSKLNQEILTAADFNPAILNDPTTTRNFATKIEIQQPLINLDGFYKRKAAKTKMEAMSLKTERTQDYLAFEVDKAYMQLQLAYKAVEVLEKALDAANANKQMADNSFKQGFLQRADVLNVEIRVTEVKNQLQTAKSNVQNASNYLSFLMNDESDVLYKPTESLVVASFNVDNKTISENRADIKAMHLASKAYEAMNKADKMAFLPRLNAFGSYEMYDNKIFQGDANGYLIGAQLSWDIFQGSKRFGKAQKSKAELEKSKLEYNQYVSKSNLELNKVKRQLVDAKNSLELTGLAVQQSEESLRIRKNRFKEGLEKTSDLLMAETQFAQKQLEYYQTIYQFNFTQTYLNFLTKK, encoded by the coding sequence ATGAAAAACACAATATACATAACCATACTCTGCTTATTTACAGTTACTTTTCTGGTAGAAGCGCAAGAAATAAAACCAATATCAAAAGCAGAAGTCTTAGCTAAAGTTGCGGAGAAAAATACAACGATTCAGATTTCAGAGGAAGAGTTTAATGCTTCTAAAGCAGATTATAGACAAACAAATGCGGTGTTTTTACCAAACATTACAGCAAGTCATACTGGTATTTCTACCACAAACCCGTTAATGTCTTTTGGTTCTAAATTGAATCAAGAAATATTGACAGCTGCAGATTTTAATCCAGCTATTTTAAATGATCCTACAACGACTAGAAACTTTGCGACGAAAATAGAAATTCAGCAACCATTAATTAATTTAGATGGTTTTTATAAAAGAAAAGCTGCCAAAACTAAAATGGAAGCGATGTCTTTAAAAACGGAAAGAACGCAAGATTATTTAGCCTTTGAAGTAGATAAAGCATACATGCAATTGCAGTTGGCATACAAAGCAGTTGAAGTTTTAGAAAAGGCTTTAGACGCTGCAAATGCGAATAAACAAATGGCAGACAATAGTTTTAAACAAGGTTTTTTACAGCGAGCTGATGTTTTAAATGTTGAAATAAGAGTTACAGAAGTTAAAAATCAGTTGCAAACTGCAAAAAGTAATGTGCAAAATGCCTCTAATTATCTATCATTTTTAATGAATGATGAAAGCGATGTTTTATATAAACCAACAGAAAGTTTAGTTGTTGCTAGTTTTAATGTTGATAACAAAACAATTTCTGAAAATAGAGCAGATATAAAAGCAATGCATCTAGCTTCTAAAGCATACGAAGCCATGAATAAAGCAGATAAAATGGCTTTTCTACCACGTTTAAATGCCTTTGGAAGTTATGAAATGTATGATAATAAAATTTTTCAGGGTGATGCAAATGGGTATTTAATTGGTGCCCAACTAAGTTGGGATATTTTTCAGGGTTCTAAACGTTTTGGGAAAGCTCAAAAAAGTAAAGCCGAATTAGAAAAATCGAAGTTAGAATACAATCAATATGTGTCTAAAAGTAATTTAGAGTTGAACAAAGTAAAACGTCAATTAGTGGATGCAAAAAACAGTTTAGAATTAACAGGTTTAGCGGTGCAACAATCTGAAGAGTCTTTAAGAATTAGAAAAAATAGGTTTAAAGAAGGTTTAGAAAAAACATCTGATTTATTAATGGCAGAAACGCAATTTGCACAAAAACAATTAGAATATTATCAAACAATTTATCAATTCAATTTTACACAAACGTATTTAAATTTTCTAACGAAGAAATAA
- a CDS encoding HlyD family secretion protein, with translation MKNNNYILTLSIIASTLFSCGNNNDKADGYGNFEATEITISAENNGKLMQFSIEEGDQLEKDQFVGFIDTVQLALKQEQLIVSKSVISSKSKGVLSQISVLNSKLKTARINKTRVENLIKDNAGTQKQLDDVSGEIDVIKSKIRSVEIQNSPVVNELKSIDVQLKQVEDQIEKSKIINPVNGTVLTKYAEPNEITAFGKPLYKIADLSTMELRVYISETQLANIKIGQKVTVKIDATEDMKSFEGTVSWIASEAEFTPKIIQTKEERVALVYAAKINVINDGSLKIGMPAEMWINSVSSFQ, from the coding sequence ATGAAAAACAATAATTACATATTAACATTAAGCATAATTGCTTCAACTCTATTTTCCTGTGGAAACAACAACGATAAAGCAGATGGTTATGGAAATTTTGAAGCTACAGAAATAACTATTTCGGCAGAAAATAACGGAAAATTAATGCAGTTTTCTATAGAAGAAGGCGATCAATTAGAAAAAGACCAATTTGTTGGTTTTATAGATACAGTGCAATTAGCTTTAAAACAAGAACAATTAATCGTTTCAAAGTCTGTAATTAGTTCTAAGTCTAAAGGTGTTTTATCACAGATTTCTGTGTTAAATTCAAAATTAAAAACTGCCAGAATTAATAAAACTAGAGTAGAAAATTTAATTAAAGACAATGCAGGTACACAAAAACAATTAGATGATGTTTCTGGTGAAATTGATGTTATTAAAAGTAAGATTAGAAGTGTAGAAATACAGAATTCGCCTGTTGTAAATGAACTTAAAAGTATTGATGTTCAATTAAAACAAGTTGAAGATCAAATTGAGAAAAGTAAAATAATAAACCCTGTAAACGGAACCGTTTTAACCAAGTATGCAGAACCAAATGAAATTACTGCTTTTGGAAAACCTTTGTATAAAATTGCAGATTTAAGTACTATGGAACTACGTGTTTATATTAGTGAAACACAATTGGCAAACATTAAAATCGGACAAAAAGTTACGGTTAAAATTGATGCTACGGAAGATATGAAATCTTTTGAAGGTACCGTTAGTTGGATTGCTTCTGAAGCAGAATTTACGCCTAAAATTATTCAAACTAAAGAAGAACGTGTTGCTTTGGTGTATGCTGCAAAAATTAATGTGATTAATGATGGAAGCTTAAAAATAGGGATGCCTGCAGAAATGTGGATTAATTCAGTTAGCAGTTTTCAGTAG
- a CDS encoding ABC transporter permease: MKTILYIIQKEFKQIFRNKGMLPIIFVLPLLQLVILSNAATFEVKNIKFGYIDHDHTSTSRALIEKFNASTYFDVLTDFPSEKLASSEMLKGKVDVVIEIPHYFERDLQKEKYNKLGVTINAIDGAAAGVENVYVTQILQSFNQQIKTDLLQISDKGVQPISIATIPLFWYNKTLNYKTFMVPGILVLLVTMITLFLSGMNIVREKEIGTLEQINVTPIKKSQFIIGKLFPFWVIGMGLLTVGLTLAKLIFNVPMIGSLALLYLYTSIYILVILGIGLFISNFTDTQQQAMFIAWFFTVIFILMSGLFTPIESMPEWAQIVTEFNPIKYFVEVMRMVMLKGSGFTDILPQLIKTLLFAIVMNGLAVWSYKKTS; this comes from the coding sequence ATGAAAACAATATTATACATCATACAGAAAGAATTTAAGCAAATCTTTAGAAATAAAGGAATGCTTCCAATCATTTTTGTTTTACCGTTATTACAACTCGTTATTTTATCTAATGCGGCTACTTTTGAAGTGAAAAACATCAAATTTGGCTATATAGATCATGATCATACATCAACCTCTAGAGCGTTAATAGAAAAATTTAATGCTTCTACCTATTTTGATGTATTAACCGATTTTCCTTCAGAAAAATTAGCAAGTTCAGAAATGCTAAAAGGTAAGGTAGATGTAGTTATAGAAATTCCCCACTACTTTGAACGTGATTTACAAAAAGAAAAATACAATAAATTAGGAGTAACTATTAACGCCATTGATGGAGCAGCAGCAGGTGTAGAAAACGTATATGTAACACAGATTTTACAGAGTTTTAATCAACAGATAAAAACAGATTTATTACAAATTTCAGACAAAGGCGTACAGCCAATTAGTATTGCAACCATTCCTTTATTCTGGTATAATAAAACATTGAATTACAAAACGTTTATGGTTCCTGGAATTCTTGTTTTGCTGGTTACCATGATTACTTTATTCCTTTCGGGGATGAATATTGTTCGAGAAAAAGAAATAGGAACTTTAGAGCAAATAAACGTGACACCTATTAAAAAGAGTCAGTTTATAATTGGTAAACTTTTTCCGTTTTGGGTGATAGGAATGGGGCTATTAACAGTAGGATTAACTTTAGCAAAACTGATATTTAACGTTCCTATGATTGGTAGTTTGGCACTTCTATATTTATACACATCTATTTATATTTTGGTGATTTTAGGCATCGGGTTATTCATTTCTAACTTTACAGATACACAGCAGCAAGCCATGTTTATTGCTTGGTTTTTTACCGTTATTTTTATTTTAATGAGCGGCTTGTTTACACCTATCGAAAGTATGCCAGAGTGGGCACAAATAGTTACAGAATTCAATCCAATAAAATATTTTGTTGAGGTTATGCGTATGGTAATGCTTAAAGGTTCTGGTTTTACAGATATTCTTCCGCAATTAATAAAAACATTACTTTTTGCCATTGTTATGAATGGTTTGGCAGTTTGGAGTTATAAGAAAACATCATAA
- a CDS encoding ABC transporter ATP-binding protein: MNNNKVIQVEELTKMFGDFSAVNKITFEVEKGEIFGFLGANGAGKTTAMKMLIGISTPTSGKAKVAGFDVFTHAEDIKKNIGYMSQKFALYDDLTVKENITFFGGIYGLSRKRIKEKSAILIAELGLESVAKKLVGSLPLGWKQKLSFSVSLLHDPKIVFLDEPTGGVDPITRRQFWELIYKAAHQGTTVFVTTHYMDEAEYCDRVSIMVNGKIEALDTPKKLKEQFKVDNMNDVFLKLARSPSPTLPRGKVV, translated from the coding sequence ATGAACAACAACAAAGTCATACAAGTAGAAGAATTAACCAAAATGTTTGGAGATTTTTCAGCCGTCAATAAAATTACTTTTGAGGTAGAAAAAGGCGAAATATTTGGTTTTTTAGGCGCAAATGGCGCAGGAAAAACAACGGCTATGAAAATGCTGATTGGTATTTCTACTCCCACTTCTGGTAAAGCAAAAGTTGCTGGTTTTGATGTGTTTACACATGCAGAAGATATCAAAAAAAACATTGGGTATATGAGTCAGAAATTTGCTTTGTATGACGATTTAACAGTGAAAGAAAATATCACTTTTTTTGGTGGAATTTATGGTTTGTCAAGAAAACGAATTAAAGAAAAATCGGCAATTTTAATAGCAGAATTAGGCTTAGAAAGTGTTGCTAAGAAGTTGGTCGGTTCATTACCATTGGGGTGGAAACAAAAGTTATCCTTTTCGGTGTCTTTGCTTCACGACCCAAAAATTGTTTTTTTAGATGAACCCACTGGAGGCGTAGATCCAATTACTAGGCGTCAGTTTTGGGAATTGATTTACAAAGCTGCTCATCAAGGAACCACGGTTTTTGTAACGACACATTATATGGATGAAGCAGAATATTGTGACAGGGTTTCCATCATGGTAAACGGAAAAATTGAAGCTTTAGACACGCCAAAAAAATTAAAAGAACAGTTTAAAGTAGATAATATGAATGATGTGTTTTTAAAATTAGCTAGGAGCCCATCGCCAACCCTTCCCAGAGGGAAGGTAGTTTAG
- a CDS encoding GxxExxY protein produces MEGKTENEISYIIRGAIFKVYNELGPGLLESVYETVLSYELEKEGLTAKRQVMLPIFYDDIELDNGYRLDLLVNDKVIVEIKSVEKLAKVHHKQVLTYLKLSKLKLGILVNFNEDNITKGIFRKVNEL; encoded by the coding sequence ATGGAAGGAAAAACAGAAAACGAAATATCCTATATAATTAGAGGAGCTATTTTTAAGGTTTATAATGAATTAGGTCCAGGTTTGTTAGAATCGGTTTATGAAACAGTATTATCCTACGAATTAGAAAAAGAAGGTTTAACTGCTAAAAGACAAGTAATGTTACCAATATTTTATGATGATATTGAACTCGACAATGGATATCGATTAGATTTATTAGTAAATGATAAAGTAATAGTAGAAATAAAATCTGTTGAAAAATTGGCAAAGGTGCATCATAAGCAAGTATTAACTTATTTAAAACTTTCAAAATTGAAGTTAGGAATATTAGTCAATTTTAACGAAGATAATATAACAAAAGGAATTTTTAGAAAAGTAAATGAGTTATAG
- the pncA gene encoding bifunctional nicotinamidase/pyrazinamidase has translation MKTLLIIDVQNDFMPTGSLPVPNGDKIVSIINDIQPKFDLVIATQDWHPEDHISFASNHKGLSNFDEIKIKGQPQTLWPNHCVQGSKGAELHPKLNTLQCETIFRKGTDKKIDSYSAFYDNGHLKSTGLAGYLKEKGTTQLFMCGLAADICVYYSIRDAVKEGFDCYFIEDASEALDNEGFKKIKKDMIDMGVRIISSKLI, from the coding sequence ATGAAAACACTTCTTATAATCGATGTACAAAACGACTTTATGCCAACTGGATCGCTTCCTGTTCCTAATGGAGATAAAATAGTTTCAATTATCAATGATATACAACCTAAATTTGATTTGGTAATTGCTACGCAAGATTGGCATCCAGAGGATCATATCAGTTTTGCTTCGAACCATAAAGGGTTATCTAATTTTGATGAAATTAAAATAAAAGGACAACCACAAACCTTATGGCCAAATCACTGTGTACAAGGTTCTAAAGGAGCAGAATTACATCCTAAACTAAACACATTACAATGTGAAACTATTTTTAGAAAAGGAACAGATAAGAAAATAGATAGCTATAGTGCCTTTTATGATAATGGACACCTAAAATCTACCGGATTAGCTGGATATTTAAAAGAAAAAGGAACTACCCAACTCTTTATGTGTGGGTTAGCTGCAGATATTTGTGTTTATTACTCCATTCGTGATGCTGTTAAAGAAGGTTTTGACTGTTATTTTATTGAAGATGCTTCCGAAGCTTTAGATAACGAAGGTTTTAAGAAAATTAAAAAAGATATGATTGATATGGGAGTCCGAATTATTTCATCAAAATTGATTTAA
- a CDS encoding ABC transporter permease encodes MKRFIGFIKKEFYHIFRDRRSLFILFGMPIAQIMLFGFAITNEINNVDIAILDHSKDATTKEIINKIAASKYFSIKQIIEKEADIETIFKKGHVKAVLNFEKDFSKNLIKENKATVQIITDATDPNTANTISNFVNAILQKYQQELNKEITIAYQIIPETRMVYNPELKSVYMFVPGVMTIILMLVSAMMTSISITKEKELGTMEILLVSPLKPFQVIIGKVFPYIFLSIINAVVIVLLSIFIFKMPVQGSLLLLGLESVLFIISALALGILISTISATQQTAMMISLMGLMLPVILLSGFIFPITSMPFPLQVISNIIPAKWFIIIIKGIMLKGVGLQYVWKETLILLGMTVFFIALSIKKYKIRLE; translated from the coding sequence ATGAAAAGGTTCATAGGTTTTATAAAGAAAGAATTCTACCATATATTTAGGGATAGACGCTCATTGTTTATCCTCTTTGGGATGCCGATTGCCCAGATTATGCTATTTGGTTTTGCTATTACCAACGAAATCAACAATGTAGATATTGCCATTTTAGATCATTCTAAAGACGCCACTACAAAAGAAATCATTAATAAAATAGCGGCTTCAAAGTATTTTAGTATCAAGCAAATTATTGAAAAAGAAGCTGATATTGAAACTATTTTTAAAAAAGGACATGTAAAAGCTGTTTTAAATTTCGAGAAAGACTTTAGTAAAAACCTGATTAAAGAAAACAAAGCAACGGTTCAGATTATTACGGATGCTACAGATCCAAATACAGCGAATACCATTAGTAATTTTGTAAATGCGATTCTGCAAAAATATCAACAAGAATTAAATAAAGAAATTACAATTGCGTATCAAATAATACCTGAAACGCGTATGGTGTACAACCCAGAATTAAAAAGTGTGTACATGTTTGTGCCTGGTGTTATGACAATTATTTTAATGCTGGTTTCTGCAATGATGACTTCTATTTCCATCACCAAAGAAAAGGAATTAGGTACTATGGAAATACTTTTAGTATCGCCATTAAAACCATTTCAAGTAATTATAGGAAAAGTTTTTCCTTATATTTTTCTATCCATTATTAACGCTGTCGTTATTGTTTTACTGAGTATTTTTATCTTTAAAATGCCAGTTCAAGGAAGCTTATTATTGTTAGGTTTAGAAAGTGTTTTATTTATTATTTCTGCATTGGCTTTGGGTATTTTAATATCCACTATTTCTGCAACGCAACAAACTGCCATGATGATTTCTTTAATGGGGTTAATGCTGCCTGTAATTTTATTATCTGGTTTTATATTCCCTATAACAAGTATGCCATTTCCATTGCAAGTGATCAGTAATATTATTCCTGCTAAATGGTTTATCATCATTATAAAGGGCATTATGTTAAAAGGAGTTGGATTACAATATGTATGGAAAGAAACCTTAATTTTATTAGGAATGACCGTGTTTTTTATAGCCTTAAGTATTAAAAAATATAAAATTAGATTAGAGTGA